The following proteins come from a genomic window of Candidatus Thiodiazotropha sp. CDECU1:
- a CDS encoding SulP family inorganic anion transporter: MWDHIQSLMAGWKGAFIPFLDWIGEIKDKETIRADIIAGITVALVLVPQSMAYAQLAGLPVYYGLYASFLPPMVAAFFGSSRQLATGPVAVVSLMTAAALEPLATSPDTYLAYALLLAFMVGVFQLFLGLFKLGVLVDFLSHPVVVGFTNAGALIIATSQLGKVFGVSVEREAHHYETVWNTILAAIDSTHGSTFGMAVIAFAIMWGLKRYAPSLPGVLIAVVVTTVIAWLTGFGEAGGKVVGDIPKGLPALSLPMFDFTTIWQLIPAAITISLIGFMEAISIAKAMAARTRQRLNANQELIGQGLSNVVASMFSGYPVSGSFSRSAVNINAGAMTGFSSIVTGMVVMITLIFLTPLLYHLPQATLAAVIIMAVINLIKIDPIIHAWKAQPHDAIVAVITFVLTLVFAPHLDKGIIIGVLLSLGLFLWRTMRPRFAQLSRYKDGTMRDIRVRHLPTSPVISVVRFDGSLYFASAGYFETKMLGVVAANPELKYIILDGEGINQIDATGEEVLHHLWERLQAQGITLVIARMKKQFMDTIRRTGLKDKMGETTFHSRIGLALTYVWNQLGDTYDRENCPLRSPIGVNRD, translated from the coding sequence ATGTGGGACCATATACAGAGTCTGATGGCGGGCTGGAAAGGGGCGTTCATCCCATTTCTGGATTGGATCGGTGAGATTAAGGACAAGGAGACGATAAGAGCCGATATCATCGCCGGTATCACCGTCGCTCTGGTGCTCGTGCCTCAATCCATGGCCTACGCCCAACTTGCCGGTCTACCCGTCTACTATGGCCTCTACGCCTCATTTCTGCCACCCATGGTGGCCGCCTTTTTCGGCTCATCGAGACAATTGGCCACCGGCCCGGTAGCGGTGGTGTCGCTGATGACAGCGGCGGCCCTGGAGCCCCTTGCCACCTCCCCCGACACCTATCTGGCCTACGCCCTGCTGCTGGCCTTCATGGTGGGTGTATTCCAGCTGTTTCTCGGTCTGTTCAAACTCGGCGTACTGGTGGACTTTCTCTCCCATCCCGTGGTGGTGGGTTTCACCAACGCCGGCGCCCTGATCATCGCCACCTCTCAATTGGGCAAGGTATTCGGGGTTTCGGTGGAGCGCGAGGCCCATCACTACGAAACCGTGTGGAACACCATCCTGGCTGCCATCGACAGTACCCACGGATCGACCTTTGGCATGGCGGTTATCGCCTTTGCCATCATGTGGGGGCTCAAGCGTTATGCGCCGAGTCTCCCCGGGGTACTGATCGCCGTTGTCGTCACCACCGTGATCGCATGGTTGACGGGATTCGGCGAGGCGGGGGGCAAAGTGGTCGGCGACATCCCGAAGGGCCTGCCTGCGCTGTCACTGCCGATGTTCGACTTCACCACCATCTGGCAACTGATACCCGCCGCCATCACCATCTCCCTGATCGGCTTCATGGAAGCCATCTCTATCGCCAAGGCGATGGCCGCACGTACCCGTCAGCGTCTCAATGCCAACCAGGAACTGATCGGACAGGGGCTCTCCAACGTGGTGGCGAGTATGTTCTCCGGCTACCCGGTATCGGGCTCATTCTCCCGTTCGGCGGTGAATATCAATGCCGGCGCCATGACCGGATTCTCATCCATCGTGACGGGCATGGTGGTCATGATCACATTGATCTTTCTGACCCCACTGCTCTACCACCTGCCCCAGGCCACCCTGGCGGCCGTGATCATCATGGCGGTCATCAACCTGATCAAGATCGATCCGATCATCCATGCCTGGAAGGCTCAACCCCATGACGCCATCGTCGCCGTGATCACCTTTGTCCTGACCCTGGTATTCGCCCCCCATCTCGACAAGGGCATCATCATCGGCGTGCTCCTCTCACTCGGACTGTTTCTGTGGCGCACCATGCGGCCCCGCTTTGCTCAGCTCTCCCGCTACAAGGACGGCACAATGCGCGACATCCGGGTACGCCACTTACCCACCAGCCCGGTTATCTCCGTGGTACGTTTCGACGGTTCGCTCTATTTTGCCAGCGCTGGCTATTTCGAAACCAAAATGCTCGGTGTGGTGGCTGCCAATCCGGAACTGAAATACATCATCCTGGATGGTGAAGGCATCAATCAGATTGACGCAACCGGTGAAGAGGTATTGCACCATTTGTGGGAACGTCTGCAGGCGCAAGGCATAACCCTGGTCATCGCACGTATGAAGAAACAGTTCATGGATACGATTCGGCGTACAGGACTGAAGGATAAAATGGGCGAAACCACCTTCCACTCCCGAATCGGTCTGGCACTGACCTATGTCTGGAACCAACTGGGTGATACCTACGACAGAGAGAATTGTCCACTGCGTTCCCCGATTGGCGTCAACAGGGACTGA
- a CDS encoding complex I subunit 4 family protein: MPDLSYLLLTPFVGALAITFLPRQANWAIRATALFASAATFALSWVYISGFDYSQPGLQFIHQTEWNTRLGTSFALGLDGFSYPMVLLATLLSLVALLASNAINQSVKGYYILVLLLESAMLGVFMAQDWSLFYVFWELTLIPLFFLIDRWGGKNRHGAALNFVLYTMGGSVFMLISLLVLFDSVPGHSFSMSAMAESGRTLPQHTQVLIFLGFLIGFGVKMPIFPLHGWLPLAHVEAPSPISILLSGVLLKMGSYGLIRAAGMLPDAVLALQDILAALAFVSLIYGGLLAWRHSDLKAMIAYSSVSHMGVVLLGIAALNLAGLHGALMQMVAHGLVAGSLFLLIGLLYERTRTRDVTDYSSLVRVMPRFAFFTTLAFIAAVSLPGTAGFVAELNALIGGFARWGWVAALLTIGVLLSAAYAVRTISQLFTGPVRPGMQNVEDLRPTELLAAGTLAAATLLLGFMPTPVLDLVNASAVQLSSLFSS, encoded by the coding sequence ATGCCTGATCTGAGTTATCTTCTCCTAACCCCTTTCGTCGGCGCACTCGCGATCACTTTCCTGCCCAGGCAGGCGAACTGGGCCATCCGCGCCACCGCCCTGTTTGCATCGGCGGCGACTTTCGCCCTTTCATGGGTCTATATCAGCGGATTCGACTACAGCCAGCCCGGCTTGCAGTTCATTCACCAAACCGAGTGGAATACCCGCCTCGGCACCTCCTTTGCCCTGGGACTGGACGGTTTCTCCTATCCCATGGTGCTGTTGGCCACCCTGTTGAGTCTGGTTGCACTCCTCGCCTCGAATGCGATAAACCAGAGCGTCAAGGGCTACTACATCCTGGTACTCCTGCTGGAGTCTGCGATGCTCGGTGTCTTCATGGCGCAGGACTGGTCTCTGTTCTATGTATTCTGGGAACTGACCCTGATTCCGCTGTTCTTCCTCATCGACCGCTGGGGAGGGAAAAACCGTCATGGCGCGGCGCTGAATTTCGTCCTCTACACCATGGGTGGTTCTGTTTTCATGCTGATCAGCCTGTTGGTACTTTTCGATTCCGTACCTGGCCACAGCTTTTCCATGTCCGCCATGGCGGAGAGCGGACGCACCCTGCCCCAACATACCCAGGTTTTGATCTTTCTCGGTTTTCTGATCGGCTTCGGGGTAAAGATGCCAATCTTCCCCCTCCACGGCTGGCTCCCCCTGGCCCACGTGGAGGCGCCGAGCCCAATCTCTATACTACTCTCGGGTGTATTATTGAAAATGGGTTCATACGGACTGATCCGTGCCGCGGGTATGCTGCCGGATGCGGTGCTTGCCTTGCAGGACATCCTCGCCGCGCTCGCCTTTGTCAGCCTGATCTACGGTGGCCTGCTCGCCTGGCGCCACAGCGATCTGAAGGCCATGATCGCCTACTCATCCGTGAGCCACATGGGGGTTGTGCTGCTGGGCATCGCCGCCCTCAACCTGGCCGGACTGCACGGCGCCCTGATGCAGATGGTCGCCCATGGCCTGGTGGCGGGTTCCCTGTTCCTGTTGATCGGCCTGCTCTACGAACGCACCCGCACCCGTGATGTGACCGACTACAGCTCTCTGGTCAGGGTGATGCCGCGGTTTGCATTCTTTACCACCCTCGCCTTTATTGCCGCCGTATCACTCCCTGGCACGGCCGGATTCGTGGCCGAGCTCAACGCTTTGATAGGCGGCTTCGCCCGCTGGGGTTGGGTCGCCGCCCTGTTGACCATCGGTGTTCTGCTGAGTGCCGCCTATGCCGTGCGCACCATCAGCCAGCTGTTTACCGGACCGGTTCGCCCGGGTATGCAGAACGTGGAGGACCTACGCCCAACCGAGTTGCTGGCGGCAGGCACCCTGGCAGCAGCCACACTCCTGCTCGGATTCATGCCTACCCCTGTACTCGATCTGGTGAATGCCTCCGCTGTACAACTCTCGAGTCTGTTCTCATCATAG
- a CDS encoding DUF2309 domain-containing protein, whose protein sequence is MNENHSKSGDIREQIRETIDHLQHLLPSQAPIRDFVHHNTLHGFQHLPFQEALASARRITGARGFLPLQRYRDFYHQGRISHLDLVSCVAQETQLEPQTQLADTAHASIRRSDIIVAIMTMPYQPVSGCQLNWQIEENRVLERLRPDLPKASRDRLLKHAQKSGQTTESSAVMDLWNACLQVLHLEHDSTHPEELLDLAPQQAETLLHEMLDIANSVEGNPSTTTQLMQQAANDRFDKLLERLGDDMTMRDLLLALTGHDLLDDIRPQLIRDLANFLDQGVASWRPVSRSAGFYHYWSNRAEQDLDWQLRNIEGWQQHLELLLNDPMETIISELHRMGLQRDNWSGYLERLALELPGWSGMVLWRHNHPDYESLSARVDMLDYLAVRLVLERIYAHNLCARLFNIESSVDMLRWYFHHQADEFTVREALFNSRLPEYLASRAQRAVHAPANRDGDDNSARWRHLAQLIWTWRQSSGSYETNTQPTLCQGAWPLFQLMQQLGWCGTEVRDLGYEQIQAIFETVDALDEDRLGYIWLRAYEKHYRDQILTALSENRGRGAWPDRQQRPAAQVVFCMDDREEGTRRHLEEIYPEVETLGTAAHFNVPHNWRGLDDSCAGPQAPVIPTPVIPVHEVRETPAEADLENGRHHQQRHQLLKKGHQLLLQNTRRGTLLPGLLVTIAAPATLGVLIGKILAPRPFGRLLAHLRQQVERPVTTRIEYKAPNDSPEASIESPRLGFTDMEQADRVQAMLRSIGLLSGFAPIVTIVGHGSRNQNNPHASAYNCGACSGRFSGPNARLVAAMANQDGVRAILAERGISIPEDTWFIGAEHDTCGESIDWYDLDRLPAEFRPAQEQLVKACEQACQLHAQERCRRLASAPQQADPDQAFDHVFGRSLDFSQVRPELGHATNACAFFGRRSISRGAFFDRRAFLISYDASQDPSGEILERHLLINGAVGAGINLEYYFSTVDNEHYGCGSKVTHNVTGFLGVMEGASSDLRTGLPRQMIEIHEAMRLLAVVEASTDRLTEIYQRQPPLQELVGNGWVVLVSMDPDSGTFHLFEPGTGWVPWQPDNRGIAKVDRSAEWYMGSTEPLRPALITTPQEANADA, encoded by the coding sequence ATGAATGAGAACCACAGCAAGAGCGGCGATATCCGGGAGCAGATCAGAGAGACTATTGATCATCTGCAACATCTGCTCCCCAGCCAGGCACCCATCCGGGACTTCGTGCACCACAATACCCTGCATGGTTTTCAGCATCTCCCCTTCCAGGAGGCCCTGGCCAGCGCCCGCCGCATTACCGGCGCCCGCGGCTTTTTGCCGTTGCAGCGGTATCGGGACTTTTATCACCAGGGCCGCATATCTCACCTGGACCTGGTGAGTTGCGTGGCACAGGAGACGCAGCTCGAACCCCAAACCCAATTGGCAGATACGGCCCATGCTTCGATCCGTCGCAGCGATATCATCGTGGCGATCATGACCATGCCCTATCAACCTGTATCCGGCTGCCAACTCAATTGGCAGATCGAGGAGAATCGAGTGCTTGAACGACTCCGTCCCGATCTGCCCAAGGCAAGCCGGGATCGACTCTTGAAGCATGCCCAAAAGAGTGGTCAGACGACGGAGTCGAGTGCTGTCATGGACCTATGGAACGCCTGTCTCCAGGTGCTGCACCTGGAACACGATTCCACTCATCCGGAGGAGTTGCTCGATTTGGCACCGCAACAGGCCGAGACCCTGTTGCATGAAATGCTCGATATCGCGAACAGTGTGGAGGGCAATCCCAGCACAACCACCCAACTGATGCAGCAGGCCGCCAATGACCGCTTCGACAAGTTGCTCGAACGTCTGGGTGATGACATGACCATGCGGGATCTCCTATTGGCCCTCACCGGCCACGACCTGCTGGACGATATACGTCCCCAGTTGATCAGGGATCTGGCAAATTTTCTCGATCAGGGGGTGGCCAGCTGGCGTCCGGTCTCCCGCTCCGCTGGTTTTTATCACTATTGGAGTAACAGGGCTGAGCAGGATCTCGACTGGCAACTACGCAATATCGAGGGATGGCAGCAACACCTGGAACTGCTCCTGAACGATCCTATGGAAACCATCATCAGCGAGCTGCATAGAATGGGCTTGCAACGGGATAACTGGAGCGGTTACCTGGAACGGTTGGCATTGGAACTGCCCGGTTGGTCCGGCATGGTTCTGTGGCGGCACAACCACCCTGACTATGAATCTCTCTCTGCCCGTGTCGACATGCTCGACTATCTCGCAGTGCGGCTGGTACTGGAGAGGATCTACGCCCACAATCTCTGTGCGCGCCTGTTCAATATCGAATCCAGTGTCGACATGCTGCGTTGGTATTTCCACCATCAGGCAGATGAATTCACTGTCCGCGAGGCACTCTTCAACAGCCGTCTACCGGAATACCTGGCAAGCCGTGCTCAACGGGCAGTGCACGCACCCGCCAACAGGGATGGGGACGATAACTCGGCGCGGTGGCGGCATCTCGCCCAGTTGATCTGGACATGGCGTCAAAGCAGCGGCAGCTACGAAACCAACACACAACCGACCCTGTGCCAGGGTGCCTGGCCCCTGTTTCAGCTGATGCAGCAGCTTGGCTGGTGCGGTACAGAGGTGCGCGACCTCGGCTATGAGCAGATCCAGGCCATATTCGAGACAGTCGACGCACTCGATGAAGACCGCTTGGGTTATATCTGGCTGCGCGCCTACGAAAAACACTATCGTGATCAGATCCTGACCGCGCTGTCCGAAAACCGTGGACGTGGTGCCTGGCCGGATCGACAACAGCGGCCAGCCGCGCAGGTGGTATTCTGCATGGATGACCGTGAGGAAGGGACCCGCCGTCATCTGGAGGAGATCTATCCAGAGGTAGAGACCCTGGGTACTGCCGCACACTTCAATGTCCCCCATAACTGGCGGGGACTGGATGACAGCTGTGCCGGACCTCAGGCACCGGTCATCCCGACCCCGGTCATCCCGGTGCATGAGGTTCGGGAGACACCAGCTGAAGCAGACCTTGAAAACGGCAGACACCATCAGCAGCGCCATCAACTGTTGAAGAAAGGCCACCAGCTGCTGTTACAAAACACCCGCCGAGGGACCCTCCTCCCCGGTTTGTTGGTGACTATTGCCGCACCCGCCACCTTGGGTGTATTGATCGGCAAGATCCTGGCACCCAGGCCCTTTGGGCGACTGCTGGCCCATCTGCGACAGCAGGTTGAAAGGCCGGTAACAACCCGGATTGAATACAAGGCGCCGAATGATAGTCCGGAGGCGAGCATTGAATCGCCCCGTCTGGGGTTCACCGATATGGAGCAGGCGGACCGGGTACAGGCAATGCTGAGAAGCATCGGTCTACTCAGTGGCTTCGCCCCAATCGTCACCATCGTGGGTCATGGCTCACGCAATCAAAACAACCCCCATGCTTCGGCATACAACTGTGGTGCATGTTCAGGACGTTTCAGTGGACCGAATGCGCGTCTCGTGGCCGCGATGGCCAACCAGGATGGGGTTAGAGCGATCCTGGCAGAACGAGGCATCAGCATACCCGAAGATACCTGGTTTATCGGTGCCGAGCACGATACCTGCGGCGAGAGCATAGACTGGTACGATCTTGATCGGCTACCCGCTGAGTTTCGTCCGGCGCAGGAGCAACTGGTAAAGGCCTGCGAACAGGCCTGTCAACTGCACGCCCAGGAGCGCTGCAGACGTCTGGCCTCCGCGCCTCAGCAAGCCGATCCTGATCAGGCCTTTGACCATGTCTTCGGCCGTTCCCTCGATTTTTCCCAGGTGCGGCCAGAGCTCGGCCATGCCACCAATGCCTGTGCATTCTTCGGCAGGCGCTCTATCAGTCGCGGTGCATTTTTCGACCGGCGGGCCTTCCTCATCTCCTATGACGCCTCCCAGGACCCGAGTGGGGAAATACTTGAGCGACATCTGTTGATCAATGGCGCGGTGGGTGCCGGAATCAATCTCGAATACTACTTCTCCACGGTGGACAACGAACACTATGGCTGTGGTTCCAAGGTCACCCACAATGTGACCGGCTTTCTCGGGGTGATGGAAGGCGCCAGCTCGGATCTGCGTACCGGGCTGCCACGGCAGATGATCGAAATCCATGAAGCGATGCGTCTTTTGGCCGTGGTGGAGGCCAGCACCGACAGATTGACCGAGATCTATCAGCGCCAACCTCCGCTGCAGGAGCTGGTGGGGAATGGCTGGGTGGTGTTGGTGTCCATGGATCCGGATAGCGGAACATTCCATCTGTTCGAACCTGGGACAGGGTGGGTTCCCTGGCAACCTGACAATCGTGGGATAGCAAAGGTGGATCGTTCCGCCGAGTGGTATATGGGCTCGACGGAGCCGCTGCGGCCGGCATTGATCACAACCCCGCAGGAGGCGAACGCAGATGCTTGA